The DNA sequence TGAGCGACGACGAGGATACGACACCAGACTCGTCCGCGGCGAGGTAGGCGGCGGATCAGGATCAGTACTGCTCACCGCGGGGGAGTGGCGCCGAGGTCGGGCACCGGGGCGGTTCCTAGGTGCACCTCCAGGTCATCGGCCGAGGGCGTCCTGGGCCTGCGCGCCGTGGGGCGGTCGAGGTAGAACATCGCCGTCGAGGCGATGTCGTCGCGCAGCGGCAGGTAGCGCCATCCGCTCCGCCAGCCGAGCGCCTGGATGTCGACCTTCGGGATGCCGGTGGCGAAGTGGATCGGGTCGAGCAGGTGCCATCGGTACATGCCGAAGCGCTGCTGGCTGACGTAGAGGCCGTCGGGTCGGATGATCTGCGGCATCCCCAGATAGGGCGTCGAGAACGCGGTGTACCCCTGCCCGGGGATGTCGAAGTTCCAGGCGCCGCCGAAGTAGTCCTCGGTGCCGGTGCCCGCGATCGTCGGATAGTCGGTGTCGTCGTCGAGGTAGAACTTGATCTCGCCCTCGCCCCACCAGCCGTTCGAGTTCACGCCCCACGCGATGTACGTGCCGACGTACTGCCCCTGGCCCTCGATGCCCTCGAGGATCACGTGCGGGGTGAGCTCCTCCAGCGGGTTCGACCGGCGCCACTGCGCGTGGAAGTACGCGTCGTCCGAGTGATCGCCGCCGATCTCGTACGTGATCTGGAAGTAGATGCGCACGTCGACGACAGACGTGTTCTCGATCGTGAGCCGTGCACCGTCGCGGAACGGCATCGGCCAGTACGAGTTGAACCCGCCGTGCGGGTTCGCGGCGATGGTCTGCGAGTTCACCTGCGCGAACACGCCCCAGCCGTTGCAGAAGAAGTCCCCGTAGGGCACCTCGACCGCCGGTTCCTCCGCCCCGTCCCAGTAGGCGCGCAGCAGCAGGGTGCGCCAGTTGTCGGTGTGGGTCGTGATCCAGATGTGGGTGATCTTTCCCGCGCCCTCGATGTTCGCGAGGTCGAAGGTCTCGCCGGCCTTGACGTCGACGCTCGGGGAGATCTTCCAGCCGGGGCCGAGGTCGCGGGCGCACGACGCCCCCGTGCCCTCGGTCGCCCGGCCTCCGCCCCCAGCGGATCCGTCGAAGTTCTCGGGGCTGATGGATCGCGTCTGCACGGATCGCAGCGCTGCGATGCTCGCGAGGTCGGAGGATGCGTAAGTCATGGCGGCCAATGTAATCGATTTCAGGATGGAACACCAGAGATCCCGTGATCGCGCGCTACTGTTGCTGGAGATCCGGCTCGGCCGGGCACAGCAATGAGGTTCGAATGGCCACCATCTACGACGTCGCGGAACTCGCCGGAGTGTCTCCCGCCACGGTCTCGCGCGTCTTCAACGGCACGAGTGTGTCGGAGGACAAGGTGGCCGCGGTGCGCGACGCCGCGGCGAAACTGAGTTTCACCCCCAACCGGATGGCTCGCTCCCTGCGTCGGCAGAGCTCCGAGGTGATCGCCCTCGTCATCCCCGACATCGAGAACCCGTACTTCACCGAGATGGCCCGCGGCGTCGAGGACGTCGCGTCCGAGGCAGGCTACTCGGTCGTGCTCTGCAACTCCGACTCCCAGGTCGAAAAGGAGGCGACGTATCTGCGGATCGCGATCGCCGAGCACATGTCCGGCGTCATCATCGCGACCGCCGACGAGAGTACCAAGCTCGACACGATCCTCGCCACGGGGCGCCCGGTCGTCGCGGTCGACCGCAGCACGGCCTACGACATCGACGGAGTCGTCATGGCGAACAGGGCGGCAGGGACGTCGGCCGCGAAAGACCTGTTGGATGCCGGATACCGCCGCATCGCATACATCGGCGGGCCCGAGCACATCGACACCGCCGCCGAGCGCGCGGCAGGATGGCGGGCGGCGCTGACCAGGGTGCAGCCCGACCTCGACGTCGACGGACTCGCTCGCTTCGCATCCTTCCGCGTGGACGGCGGCCGGGAGGCGATGGAGGAGCTGCTCGCGCTGCCCGAACCACCCGACGCCGTCGTCGCCGGCAACAACCTCATCGGAGTCGGCGCGATCCAGGTGCTGACGGAGCGCGGCCTCACCCCGCCGCGCGTGGGCGTCGCGGTGATCGGTTCGCTGCCGTTCACGACGCTCTCTCCCAGCGCGGTGACGGTCGTGCGGCTCCCTGCGCGACACATGGGCGTGACGGCGGCGCGGATGCTGCTCGAGCGCATCGGCGGTGACACGCAGCCCTCGCGCACCGTGGTGCTGCGCAACGAGATCCAGCCGGCACGGACCGCGCGGGCCTGACTTCGCCGACTGCCCCCGGCTACGGCGAATCCGGCTACTGCGACTTCCAGAACCGTGTCGCCAGATTGGTGAGCTCGGTGTCGAGGTCGTCGACCTTCGACTCGACGCGCGTGAGGCGGCTCTCGATGACGTCCAACCGTCCGTTCACCTCGCCGCGGAACCCGTTCAGCTCCCCACGGAATCCGCCCAGCTCCCCCAGCATCTCGCTGCGGAGGCCGCCGACCTCGGCGCGGATCACCCGGCTGAACTGCGTGGTCATGAGGGTCATGCCGCCGAGCATCATCGCGGCGAACACGCCGATCACGGTCCAGGTCTGGGGTTCGGTCATCTCCACGACTCCATTCTGCGAGCGAAAGCCCAGGTTGTCACGGTATTTCGGTCCCTCGTCGCGCCGAGCGCCGGTTCGGTCCGCAAGGCGTGGACAGCTCGTCACCGGCCCGCTCCGGTGCAGCAATGGTCGGAGCGCTTGCACGTTGAAATCGATTTCGCGTACAGTTGCGAGAGATTTCAGAATCACCGGCCCGGGTTTCAAGGAGGACACCATGCGCTGCACCCTCGGGGTGGACATCGGCACATCCAGCAGCAAGGGCGTGCTGGTGGATGCCGACGGCGCGATCGTCGCCACCGCGACTCGGTCGCACGACGTCTCCCGCCCGCGCACGGGGTGGGTCGAGATGGACGGCGACGTGTGGTGGGACGAGTTCGTCGACCTCGCCCGCGAACTCCTCGCTGCGGTGCCCGACGCCGAGGTCGCCGGCGTCGGCGTGAGCGGCATGGGCCCCTGCATCCTCCTCGCCGACGAGGACGATCGCCCCGTCCGACCGGCGATCCTCTACGGCGTCGACACCCGTTCCACCGCGCAGATCGAGCGGATGACGCGGGAACTGGGCGAGTCGGAGATCACGCGCATCGGCGGATCGACCCTGACCTCGCAGGCCGGAGGCCCCAAGCTCGTCTGGGTCGCCGACGAGGAGCCCGACGTGTGGCAGCGCGCGCGCCGGGTGTACATGCCGGCCTCGTGGCTCGCCCGACGCCTGACCGGCGCCTACGTGCTCGACCACCAGTCGGCGAGCCAGGTCTCGCCTCTCTACGACATCGAGCGCGAGGCGTGGCACGACGAGTGGTGGCAGCGGTACGCGTCGTCGATCGAGCAGCCGCCGCTGCTCTGGGCCGGCGATGTCGCCGGCGCCGTCTCCGCCGACGCGGCGCAGGCCACCGGCATCCCTGAGGGCACTCCCGTGATCGCCGGCACGATCGACGCATGGACCGAGGCCGTCAGCGTCGGTGCGCACGGGCTCGGCGACCTCATGCTCATGTACGGCACGACGATGTTCCTCGTCGCGACGGGCGAGGAGACGCTGCGCACGCCCTCCATGTGGACCACGGCCGGGGCCTTCGCCGGTACGAGGAACCTGGCGGGTGGGCTCTCGACGTCCGGCGCCCTCACCGCGTGGCTCAAGGACCTCACGGGCGCCGACTACCCGCAGCTGCTCGCCGAGGCGACCGCCTCCGGCGCCGGGGCCCGCGGACTGCTCGTGCTCCCGTACTTCGCGGGGGAGCGCACGCCCATCCAGGATCCGGACGCCCGCGGCGTCATCGCCGGGCTCACCCTGGCCCACACCCGCGGTGACCTCTACCGCGCCGCGCTCGAGGCGACCGCCCTCGGTGTGCGGCACAACGTCGAGACGATGCGTGCAGCGGGCGCGGACATCCGCCGCATCGTCGCGGTCGGCGGCGGCACGCAGGGACGGCTCTGGCTGCAGATCGTCTCCGACGTCACCGGCCTCGTGCAGGAGGTGCCGGCGACGACGATCGGCGCGAGCTACGGCGCCGCCTTCCTCGCGGCGGTCGCCACGGTCGAAGGCGATGCCACGGCCGACGGCGAAGCGCCGAGCATCGCCGCGTGGAACCCCGTCACCGAGACCATCCGTCCCGACGACTCGCTGCGCGAGCTCTACGACGAGCTGTTCGACCGCTACACCCGCCTCTACCGCGAGACGGCGGACGTCGTTCACGAGCTCGCCGCCGAGCAGAGGGGCGCGTCGGCATGACCCGCCGCGCCCGCAGCATCCCGCACACCTCGCAGGCGACCGCCTTCCCCCTCGGCGGCATCGGCACCGGGAACGTGTCGATCGGGGCTCGAGGCGAGCTGCGCGACTGGGAGCTCGAGAACCTCCCCGACAAGGGACGCCGCAACCCGCACTCGTTCTTCGCGATCCATGCGGCACCCCAGGGCGGTCGGTCGGTCACCCGCGTGCTCGAGGCGCGGCTGACGGGTCGACACGACGCCGACGCGGGGTACCCGTTCGACCAGCTCGCCGGCCTGCCGCGCCTCGACGGAGCGACGCTGCACGGCGAGTACCCGGTCGTCGACGTCGACTTCACCGACACGACGCTCCCCGTCGACGTCTCGCTGCACGCGTTCACCCCGCTCGTCCCCCTCGACGCCGACGAGTCCGGCATCCCCGCCGCCGTGCTGCGCTATCGCGTGACGAACCCCGGGCAGGTCCCCGTCGCCGTCACGGTCGTCGGCAGCGTCTCGCACACGGCCGGACGGGGGATGCCGGGGCCCGACGCTCCCTGGGGAATGCGCGGCACGCAGCGGGTGCGCTGGCGCGACGAGGAGGGGGTGCGCGGGCTCGACTTCGACATCGATCTCCCGGACGACGACCCCGGGTACGGCACGCTGAGCCTCACCACCGCCGACGAGTCGACCACGGTGAAGCCCCAGTGGGTGACGAGCTACTGGCCCGACGGCGCCCGGCTGTTCTGGGACGACCTCGCCGACGACGGCCTGCTGCAGCCCGAACCGCGTCTCACGCTCGAAGACCGGCCGCGTGGGCTCTTCGCCGAGCTGGACGAGACCGGGGCGGCGGACTCCTCCGAGGCGGCCCCGCTGACCGAGGAGCAGATGCTCGCGAAGCTGCCGCGGCTGCGCACCGGCTCGCTCGGCATCGTGCACACCCTCGCTCCGGGAGAGAGCCGCGACTTCGAGTTCGTGCTCGCGTGGAGCTTCCCGAACCGCCGCAGCGGCTGGCACGGGCACATCGTGTTCGCCGACCCGGCGGACGGCATCATCCGCAACCACTACGCGACGCTCTGGCCCGACGCGTGGAGCGCCGCCGCGCACCTGCACACCGAGCTGCCAACCCTGGAGCGGACGACGGATGCCTTCGTCGAGGCGCTCTACGGCGGCAGCCTCGACCCCGTGCTGGCCGACGCGGTCGGCGCGAACATCGCCGCGGCCCGGTCGACGACGTGCTTCGTCGTCGAGTCGCCGCATCCCGATCTCGGAGAGGGGCCGGTGTTCGCGGCGTGGGAGGGGTCCTTCGATCACGGCGGATCCTGCGAGGGCACCAGCACCCACGTGTGGTCGTACGCGCAGACGGTGGCCTGGCTGTTCCCGTCGCTCGAGCGCAGCGCCCGCCGGGCCGAGTACCTGCTCGAGACCGATGACGCCGGCGCGCAGAAGTTCCGCGGCAACCGGGTGCTCGGCGGTCCGTCGTGGTTCATGGCCCCCGCGGTCGACGGCCAGCTCGGCACGCTGCTGCGCCTGCACCGCGAGTGGCGCTTCAGCGGTGATGACGACTTCCTGCGCGAAGTGTGGCCCGCAGCCGTCCGCACCCTCGACTATGCGGCGCGCGAGTGGGACCGCGACGGCGACGGTCTGCTCGACGGCGAGATGCACAACACGTACGACATCGAGTTCCACGGCACGGAGCCGCTCGCCAACGGCATCCATCTCGCCGCGCTCCGCGCGGGGGCGCGCATGGCCGCGCATCTCGGTGATCTCGATCGCGCCGAGGAGTGGACGCGCCGCGCCGACCACGTGGCCGCCGCCATGGACGAGGTGCTGTGGAACGGCGAGTACTACCGCCAGGTGATCGACGACGTCGATGCGCACCGCTACCAGTACGGCGACGGCGTGCTGTCGGACCAGCTGCTCGGACAGTTCCACGCGTTCGTCAACGGCCTCGGTCACATCCTCCCCGCCGCGCACATCGACTCGGCGCTCGCCGCGATCGTCGCCCACAACCTCCGCGACGACCTCTCGGCGCAGGAGAGCACGCAGCGGGTGTACGCACTGAACGACGAAGGCGGACTGCTGCTCGCCTCCTGGCCCCGCGGCGGCCGGCCGACGATCCCGTTCGTGTACTCCGACGAGGTCTGGACCGGCATCGAGCACCAGGTCGCGGCATCGCTGCTGTACGCCGGGCGCTCCGACGACGCGCTGCGGATCGAACGGGCCGTCCGCGCGCGCTACGACGGCGTCGACCGCAACCCGTGGAACGAGATCGAGTGCGGCAACCACTATGCGCGGTCACTCGCGTCGTGGGCGCTGCTGCTCGGCGCGAGCGGTGCGCAGTGGGACGCCCCGACGAAGACGCTCTCGTTCGCGCCGGCGGGCGGCGGCTTCTTCACCGGCCTCTTCACGACCGGCACGGGCTGGGGGCGGGTCGCGATCGACGACGACTCCCTCACGCTCCACGTCGAGGGCGGACGGCTCGAGATCGCAGATCTCGCGCTGCGCGATCGCAGCGTCGCCGGCGCGATCCGGCTCGGCGAAGGGGAGACGCACCGCGTCGATCTCCGACCGCCCGGGACGAGCACGACCAGCACCACCACACCCACCACCAGCACCAGCGCCACCACCAGCACAAGCACCACCAGCACCACCGGAGAGGCACCATGACCACCTACACCCTGCCGGCACCGGCATCCCGCCCGGCATCCGCCCCGAAGACCGCGTACCTGATCGCGTCAGGCGATCTGCGCGAGTCGGCCAACACGGCCGGCTGGCCGACCCAGGTCGAGCTGGAGGCCGGCGTCACCGGCGTGCTGAACGACCTGGGCTGGACCGTGATCCGCGCGAACGACGTCGACCCCGAGACCGGTCACGGCTTCATCTCGAGTCAGCGCATGGGCCTCGAGGTGTTCAAGAACATCCCGGTCGACGCTCCGCTCATCGTCGCCGAGGCCGTGTGGCAGTACTCGCACCACGTGCTCGCCGGACTCCGCACGCATGAGGGTCCGATCCTCACCGTCGCGAACTTCGCGGGCGACTGGCCCGGCCTGGTCGGCCTGCTCGGCCTGAACGCGGGCCTGACCAAGATGGACAAGCCGTACTCGTCGATCTGGTCGGTCGACTTCACCGACGACTGGTTCCGCGACGGCATCCGCGAATGGACCGAGACCGGCACCATCACGCACGACGCCTCGCACGTGCGCGCGCTGCCCGAGCTGCCCGACAGTCCGGAGAAGCAGTTGGGTGAGGCGCTCGCGGCGGAACTGCTCGCGGAGAAGGCCATCATCGGCGTCTTCGACGAGGGCTGCATGGGCATGTACAACGCGATCTTCGACGACGAGCTGCTCAACAAGACGGGCATCTACAAGGAGCGTCTGTCGCAATCGGCGCTGTACGCCGAGATGCTCGAGGTCGCCGACTCCGAGGCCGATGCCGCCTACGACTGGCTCATCGAGCACGGCATGACGTTCCGGTACGGCGAGGACGCCGCGACCGAGCTCACCCGCGAGCAGGTGCAGTGGCAGCTCAAGATGTACATCGCCGCGCTGCGCATCGCCGACGATTTCGGGTTGGATGCCGTCGGCATCCAGTACCAGCAGGGGCTCAAGGATCTCGTGCCCGCCTCCGACCTCGCCGAGGGCATCCTCAACTCGACCGAGCGTCCGCCGGTCACCTCCCGCGACGGCTCGCGGGTGCTGCACGAGGGGCGCGCGTTCCCGCACTTCAACGAGGCCGACGAGGGTGTCGCGGTCGACGCGCTCGTGACCGACCGGGTGTGGCGCGCCATGGGGCTCGTGCCGGACAACACGCTGCACGACGTCCGCTGGGGCGAGGACTACGACGGCCGGTTCGTCTGGGTCTACGAGATCTCGGGTTCGGTGCCCGCCTCCCACCTCGGCGGGTGGCAGAACGCCGAGGGATGGCGGCAGGGCCACGTGTTCTTCCCCGCGGGCGGCGCCACGATCAACGGCGTCTCGAAGCCCGGCGAGGTCGTGCTGTCGCGGGTCTTCATCGCCGACGGCATCCTGCAGGCCGACATCTTCCGGGCCTCGGTCGTCGAGCTGCCCGAGGAGGAGACGCAGCGCCGCAAGAACGACACGAACCCGGAGTGGCCGATCGCGCACGTCGTGCTGCACGGCATCTCGCGCGATCAGTTCATGGCCCGCCACAAGGCCAACCACGCGCAGACCGTCTACGCCCCCGACGCCGAGACCGCCGACAAGGCGCTCATCGCGAAGGCCGCGATGTTCGCCGGCATGGGCATCAAGGTCAACCTCGTGGGCGACGTGAACATCTGAGCGGATCGCGACCGATCTGACGCCGGGGAGAGGGGCGGATGCTGCGGCATCCGCCCCTCTTTGCTGTGTGCGCCGACCTCTTCCGAGCGCTTCACTTAAGCGATATAGTCATCGGCACGCCGCATCGACGCGGCGCGAGATCGACAACGACGCCGAAGGAGAAGCTCCACCATGAGTCAGCCGAACCCCCGTCATTCCCTGATCCGGCGATGCCTGGCGGCATCCGCTGCGCTCGCCATCGCCGCCGTGGGAGGCGTCGCCGCCTCGTCGGCCGCGGCAGACGAGGCGCCCGACACCGACGCGAAGCTCGCCGTCTATGTCGAAGTGAACTCGAACGATTTAGCGAACGTCGCCGACTACCGGCTCTCCGATTCCGGGGCCCCGGCGGTCGACCTGGCGATGATCTTCGCCGCGAACATCAACTACGACGGCGAGAAGGCGTACCTGCACTTCAACGAGCGCGTTACCGAGACGCTGCAGGATGCCGAGAACCAGATCCGTCCGCTGCAGGCCCAGGGCACCAAGGTGCTGCTGTCGGTGCTCGGCAACCACCAGGGCGCCGGCTTCGCGAACTTCTCGACGTACGCCGAGGCCGACGCGTTCGCCGCCCAGCTCGCCGACGCCGTGACGACCTACGGACTCGACGGCATCGACTTCGACGACGAGTGGAGCCAGTACGGCGCGAACGGCACGCCCCAGCCCAACGCGCAGTCGTTCGGATGGGTGGCGTCGGCTCTGCGCGACCGTCTCGGCCCCGACAAGCTCATCACGCTGTACGCGATCGGACCGTCGTACACCACGACCGACTTCGGCGCCTTCGACGTGAGCGCCACTCTCGACTACGCCTGGAATCCGTACTACCCGACCTACGACGCCCCCACGGTCCCCGGGCTCGACGACAGGTCGCGCATCGGCGCCGCGGCGATCGACCTCTCGAACACGAGCGCGGCGACCGCAGCGGACTTCGCGCAGCGCACGGCCGCCGACGGCTACGGCGTCTACGTCGCGTACAACCTCACCGCGACGAACCAGTCGTCGCTGATCTCGGGCATCACCGAGGCGATCAAGGGCGAGGCGACGGTCTACTCCCCGCAGTGAGCGGGAATCGGGGCCGTCAGCCCAGATCGAAGAGCTCGAGCTGACGCACGGTGACCTCGGCCTCCGCCCGCACGCGGAGCGCCGAGGTCGCGGTGCGTCCGGCGAGGGTGAACGGCGTGGTGCGATCCGCGGGAAGCTCGATCTCGGCGGTGACGGCGATCCGCTCCCAGCCCTTCGATGTCTCCGACTCCCACACGAGCGCGGTCGAGGACGCCGCCGTCACCGTCGTCACCGAGACGTCGCTGACCGCCCGCGCCTCGGCGAACCGCCAGCCGATCCACTCGCCCTGCCGCAGGACGACGCCGTCGGCGCCGGCCGCATCCCCGTCGTCGAACGCGCGCTCCGCGTGCCGGACGCCCTCCGAGGCGATCGGCGAGCCGTCGGTCGCCGTGAGGTCGGGACGCCAGGGCACGGCATCCGTGTCAGGGACTCCGCCGAGCCAGTCCTGCGGGTCGTCGCCGAACACGAGATCGAGCACGAGGTCGTCGGACGCACATCCGACCAGGGCGTCGACGGGCAGCTCGGCCGTCGCGAGCGAGACGCCGTTCAGCCGTGCCTCGTGCAGCACGTGCGCATTCGGCGTGCTGCGGCGCGACCGGATACGCAGGGACGACCCGTTCCCGCGGTCGACGCGGACATCGTCGAGCAGGGGCGAGCCGATGCGCAGCATCCCCGAGGCGAGTTCGAGCGGATAGAGCCCGAGTGCGGCCCACAGCCACCAGGCGCTCATCTCGCCGTTGTCCTCGTCGCCGGGGAAGCCCTGGCCGATGTGCGCGCCCGCGAACAGGCGCCCGGCCAGCTCGTGCACGGTCTCGCCCGCGCGCCACGGCTGATCCGTGAACGCGTACATGAGCGGTATGTGGTGGGCTGGTTGATTGGATATCGCGCACATGCCGGCGCGCAGAGCGCGGGCTTCGCGCTGCTCGTGGATGACCGTGCCGTACGCGCCGGCGAACTGCTCGTCGGCGGTCTCCGGTTCGGCGAACAGCGCATCGAGGTGCTGTCGGAGTCCGGCTCGGCCGCCGTAGAGGTCGGCCAGTCCGTCGCCGTCGTGCACCGCACCGACCGACATGCCCCACGCGTTCGTCTCGACGTTGTCGCCGCCCCACGTGCGCGGGTCGAAGGGTTCGGACGAGAACGATCCCCGGTCGTCGCGGCCGCGGAAGAACCCCGCCTCCCGGTCGAACAGCGAGCGGTACGACAGCGCACGGTTCGCGAAGTAGCGGGAGAAGGCGCGGTAGCGCGCGGCATCCGTCGTCGAGGTCGCCTCGTCGGACGCGAGCTGCGCGGCGAACCGGCCGAGGGCGGCGTCGCTGATCGCGTTCTCGATGCTCCAGCTCATACCCTCCGGTACTGCCGAGGAGATGTACCCCGTGAAGCGGCCGCGGTCGATGCCCTTTCGCCCGCGCCGTGCGTCGGGCCCCGGCTCGCAGGCGTTGCGCCACCCGCTCTCGAACGCCGCGCGCCGATCGAACTCGACGCCCCAGCGCGCGGCATCCGCGAAGATCTGGTCGCTCGACGTGCCCACCATGCTGTCGACGTACCCCGGTGCGCTCCACCGCGCCATCCAGCCGCCGCGGCGGTACTGCGCGAGCTGCCCGTCGAGCAGGCGCCCCGCGAGCGCCGGATCGAGCAGCGCCAGGCCGGGCCACTCCGTGCGATACGTGTCCCAGTAGCCGTTGTTGACGACGAGTTCGCCCGCGACGACGGGCGCGCCCGTGCGCGTCTCGCCGAACGGCGTCCGCTCGGCGAAGACATCGGCGAACGCGGATGCCGGAGAGTGGGCCGACCCGGTGTCCTCGGCTGCGGTGTTCGGATACAGGTGCATGCGATGCAGGGCGGCGGCGATCCGCGCCCTGTCCTCCTCATCGGCGAGCGCACGATACGCCGCGTCGGACGCGGACAGCGATGGGATCGTGACGCGGCCGAGCAGCCGGTTCCAGGATGCCGCGGCGTCGGCGCGCAGCTCGTCGAACCCGGTCGCGGCGTCGAGTTCGAGAGCGAGGCTGCGCTCGGCCTGCTCGATCGACAGGAATGACACGGCCACCCGCACCTCGAGCGATCCGCGGCCGGCGACGAACCCGGCCACCCGTCCTCGTCCGGCGTCGGAGAGCGGGCCCCGTTCGGCGCAGCCGCCTCCGACCACCCGCCCGGCGAAGTAGCAGCGCGGGGCATTGCCCCAGTCCTCGGACCCCTCGGGGATCCAGCCCGCGAAACCGTCGGCATCCGTCCAGCGGAGCTCTCCCTCGTCCGTGAGCTGGTCGATCACGAAGCCCACGCGCTCGTCGTCGTCGCCGCGCACACGGAACGCCGCGCCGTGCCCGGTCGCCGTGAGCTCCGCGCGGATCAGGCCGCCGTGCCCGTCGTCGAGCGCCGCCGCGTACTCGTGCGGCCGTGCGCGCTCCGACCCCGGGACGATCCAGCGCCGGCGGGCGCCGCGCTCCGATGCCGCGGTCCCCGCGAACGGCATGAGCTGGAGCACCGAGCGGTCGCCGATCCACGGGCTCGGCTGATGCGAGAACTGCAACGCCTCCAGCCGGCGGCCCTGCGGATCGTCGTGCACGGACGGGCGGTACGGCCAGTTCGCGTCGGCGGCGTCGGTAGCCGGGGTCACGAACGCGAAGCCGTGCGGGCGTGCCACCGCGGGAATGGTGTTGCCGCGCGAGAACCGCGCACCCGAGTGCGTTCCGCGACGCGTGTCGACCCGCTCCACGGGAGCGAGGTCGGATGCCGCGGCGCTCCGCTGCTCGACCAGCACCTGCACGAACCCGCTCACCCTGGCGGGGAGGCCGGCGGCATCGGCCAGCGATCCCGCGCCGAGCACGACCTCGACCGCCCCGCGACGCCCGGCGAGCGGCGCGAGCGAGACGGTGTCGGCGTTCCACTGCTCCGGCATGCTCCAGCGTGCCGCGAACTGCGCGTCCGCCGTGATCGCGAAACCGTAGCGGTCGCGGACGGCCGGGTCGTCGCCGAGGCGTGTGACGTCGCCGAGCCCGTTGCCGTTCCCGTCGCCGTCATCGTTGCCGTCGCCGTCATCGACGCGCACGTCGACCGATACGGCGAGCGCGGCGTGCGGCGCGAGCGCGGCATCCGCGCTGTCGGCGTAGAAGGCCCAGTGCAGCACGGTGTCCGGTGTGATCTCGATCGGGCCCAGGTCCGGCACGTCGACGCGCTGCGGGCCCGCGGCCGGATCGACGTCGAACGCGAACACCGGCGCCGCGAGGACGCCGGAGCGCGGGCGCGACGACGGCGGGTCCGCCGGGCCGTCCGCGGGGGTGAGCCGCGGCGCGGTCACCCCTTGACGGCGCCCTCCTGGACGCCCTTGAAGAAGAACCGCTGCGTGAACGAGAACATGATCACGATGGGCACGAGGGCGATCATGGTGCCGGCAGCGATGAGCCGCGGGTCCACGGAGAAGCTGCTGTTCAGGTAGGCCATGCCGACCGTCAGGGTGTACTTCGACGGGTCGGACAGCACGATGAGCGGCCAGAGGTAGTCGTCCCACGCGCCGATGAAGGCGAAGATCGCGACGACCGAGACCATGCCGCGGATGTTCGGCCACACGATGTGGCGGATGCGCTGCCAGGTCGTGGCCCCGTCGACCGTCGCGGCATCCAGCACGTCCTTCGGGATCATGCGGCACGCCGTCGCGACGAGCAGCACGTTCATGGCGCTGATCGCTCCCGGCAGGAAGACGCCCCACAGGGTGTCGGCGAGGCCGAGCGCGCGGATCGTGAGGAAGTTGCTCGTCACGGTGACCTCGCCGGGGAAGAGCAGGGTCGAGAGCAGGATGGCCATCACGATCCACTTGCCGCGGAACCGCATGCATCCCAGTGCGTAGCCGGCGAAGGTCGCGAGCACGACGTTGCTGATCACGGTGCCGACCGACACGAGCAGCGAGTGCCACGCGTACAGATACACGGGCACGACGTCGGCGACGGTGGCGTAGTTCCCGAGGGTCGGATCGCGGGGGATGAGGTTCGGCGGGAAGGAGTAGATGTTCTCCTGCGGGCCCTTGAACGAGGTCGACAGCTGCCACACGAACGGGCCGATCACGAGGAACAGCACGAGCAGGAGCAGCGCGTAGCGGCCGATCAGCCCG is a window from the Microbacterium sp. LWO14-1.2 genome containing:
- a CDS encoding carbohydrate ABC transporter permease codes for the protein MSILTRPRTEDERPADDAAPPSRERIFRRRGSGDFSKPTLGGLIGRYALLLLVLFLVIGPFVWQLSTSFKGPQENIYSFPPNLIPRDPTLGNYATVADVVPVYLYAWHSLLVSVGTVISNVVLATFAGYALGCMRFRGKWIVMAILLSTLLFPGEVTVTSNFLTIRALGLADTLWGVFLPGAISAMNVLLVATACRMIPKDVLDAATVDGATTWQRIRHIVWPNIRGMVSVVAIFAFIGAWDDYLWPLIVLSDPSKYTLTVGMAYLNSSFSVDPRLIAAGTMIALVPIVIMFSFTQRFFFKGVQEGAVKG